Genomic DNA from Salinibacter pepae:
CGGCCTCCCCGTTCGCAACCTCTACGACTTCGACGTTCCCACCTACCGGGACGACCTCAACTACCGGGGCCCCTCCTACGGCCTCGCGGACGCCCCCGACCAGTACAGCCTCCACCACACCCACGAGACGCATCTGACCCCGTCCCCCGATCCGTTTTTCCTGTTCTTCGAAACCGTCGACTCGCACTCGCTCTGGAACTACGGCCTGCCGCCCTACCTCGACGACTGGGCCCGATTCAACGAGCAAACGGAGGCCACCCGCTCCCCCCATCCCAACGCGGAGTCGTTTCCCCCGGTCTTTCTACCGGACTCCATCACCGCCCCCACCATCTACGACCAGCCCACGCCGCTGCGCTACCTCCGCCATGTGGCCCACGAGCTGCGCGTCCTCCGCGAGTACCTGGTCGAGAAGGCCCCGCCCGGCAGCCTCGTGCTCCTGCTCGGCGACCACCAGCCGCCCCTAATCGACTCGGCGAACCGCACCGTTCCCCTCCACGTGCTGAGCACCGACTCGACACTGGTCGCGCACGCCCGCCGGCATGGGTTTACGGAGGGCCTCCTCCCCACCCCCGAGAGCCCAACGCTTCGCCAGGAGGGCCTGTACTCGTTTCTCGTCCGCCTGCTGGCCGCCCACGACCGGGGTGCCGCGCCGGCGGACACGGCCGCCCTCCCGCCGCTGCGGCCCCGCGGGGTGCCGCCGTCCCTCCTGGTGCCGTAGCCGGGTCCTAGGGGGCCGTCCCCACGGCCCGCGTCCGCAGGGTGGCGAGGGCCGTCCGGAACTGAGCCGCCGCCTCCGTCCACGTCGGAAAGTCGCGACTGCGGCGCCACGCCGCCTGTCCCCTGTGCGCCCGCGCCATCGGGTCGGTGAGAAGCGACCGCAGCGCGGCCCGGAGCGGCTGCGGGCCGTCCGGCGGCACGAGGGCGCCCACCGGTGCGTCCCCGGCGTTCTCCGGCATGCCCCCCACACGATGCCCCACCACCGGCAGGCCGCGGGCCATCGCCTCGCGGGTCGACAGGCTGCACGTCTCGAAGCGGGACGGGAGCACGAACAGGCCTGCCCGGTCGTACTGCGTGCGGAGCGCCTCGGGCGCGATCGGCCCGGTCCACGTCACCCGGTCGGCGAGCCCCGCCGCCCGGAGCCGCCGGAAGAGGCCTGCGGCATAGGCCGGATCGAGCGTGGCGTCCCCGACCAGCGTCCACGTCCACGGCCGATCTCGCAGGGCACGGAGCACGTCCACGAACGACTGGAGGCCCTTTTCGGGAAGCAGGTTGGCCACCGTGAGCATTCGCGGCCTGCCGCGCCCCGGCCGGTCGGGGAGGGCCCCGCGGTACCGCTCGCCAAGGCCCGGCCGGACGACCCGGACCCGCTCTGCGGGCGGCCCCTCCCCCACGAGGGCCTGCTTCACGTACCGGCTCGTCGTCACGGCCCCGTCCACCACGTCCAGGGTTGCACGCTCATCCGCAACGCCGTCCGAGTCCGGGGCGTGGGGATCGATGCAGCGCAGGTAGTGCACGAGCAGAATCAGGGGCGTCGCGGTGCGCTCCCGAACGGCCCGCAGCGCGTCCGGATGGCGCGCCAGGAGGCTGTCCACCACGATGAGGCTCGCGCCCGGCCGGTTCAGCCCCGGGGCCGGACGTGTGTCCGGGGCCCACGTCTGTACCCGAACGGACGTCTCGGGCCGGAGGCCCGCCACCATCCGCCGGTTGAACACGTTGCCGCCGGTCTGCAGGTCGTGGATGTCGGGAACGAGGAAGACGATCGGTCCGTTCTCCGGCTCGTTCGTCATGGGGCTCATGGCAGTTGGGCCTCGCGGTTGGGGAGTGCGGGCGGAGACAACTCCCGTCGTTGCTCTCCGTTGGGGGGACACGCCATCAC
This window encodes:
- a CDS encoding glycosyltransferase family 4 protein — translated: MSPMTNEPENGPIVFLVPDIHDLQTGGNVFNRRMVAGLRPETSVRVQTWAPDTRPAPGLNRPGASLIVVDSLLARHPDALRAVRERTATPLILLVHYLRCIDPHAPDSDGVADERATLDVVDGAVTTSRYVKQALVGEGPPAERVRVVRPGLGERYRGALPDRPGRGRPRMLTVANLLPEKGLQSFVDVLRALRDRPWTWTLVGDATLDPAYAAGLFRRLRAAGLADRVTWTGPIAPEALRTQYDRAGLFVLPSRFETCSLSTREAMARGLPVVGHRVGGMPENAGDAPVGALVPPDGPQPLRAALRSLLTDPMARAHRGQAAWRRSRDFPTWTEAAAQFRTALATLRTRAVGTAP